A genomic region of Devosia ginsengisoli contains the following coding sequences:
- the hisC gene encoding histidinol-phosphate transaminase, whose translation MSDDSIRPVPQPGILDIAPYLPGKSGAPGSNAIKLSANESPLGTSPKAMEAFRTAAEHLEIYPEGSSKILRTALAEVHGIDPDRIVCGNGSDDLLHLLAQTYLGEGDEAVMNRYGFSVYPIITKAAGAKIVMVEETDYTADVDALLAAVTEKTKVIWLANPNNPTGTYLSDAEVRRLHAGLRPDILLVIDSAYAEYVIAADYSVGLELVGEASNVVMVRTFSKMGLAAARIGWMVGPAHVVDAINRIRGPFNVNLPAQLAGAAATRDVEFNARLKEHNAKWRDWLTAELHSNSMRVVPSQANFIMVLFPDAEFAAKAFETLRERGLIVREIGPSYGIPEGLRISIGSEEAMRGVAGILKALVKIS comes from the coding sequence ATGTCCGACGACTCTATCCGACCCGTTCCGCAGCCCGGTATTCTCGATATTGCGCCCTATCTGCCCGGCAAGTCCGGCGCACCGGGCAGCAATGCCATCAAGCTTTCGGCCAATGAAAGCCCGCTGGGCACCAGCCCCAAGGCGATGGAAGCATTTCGTACCGCGGCCGAACATCTGGAAATCTACCCGGAAGGGTCGTCGAAAATCCTGCGCACGGCCCTGGCCGAAGTGCATGGCATCGACCCCGACCGGATCGTCTGCGGCAATGGCTCGGATGACTTGCTGCACCTGCTGGCGCAGACCTATCTCGGCGAGGGCGACGAGGCGGTGATGAACCGCTACGGCTTCTCGGTCTATCCAATCATCACCAAGGCCGCCGGCGCAAAAATCGTCATGGTCGAGGAGACCGACTACACGGCCGACGTGGATGCGCTGCTGGCTGCCGTGACGGAGAAGACCAAGGTCATCTGGCTGGCCAATCCCAATAATCCCACCGGCACCTATCTCAGCGATGCCGAGGTGCGGCGGCTGCATGCCGGGCTGCGCCCCGATATTCTGCTCGTCATCGACAGCGCCTATGCCGAATATGTCATCGCAGCCGACTATTCGGTGGGGCTCGAGCTGGTGGGCGAGGCCAGCAATGTCGTCATGGTCCGCACCTTCTCCAAGATGGGGCTGGCGGCCGCCCGCATCGGCTGGATGGTGGGCCCGGCCCATGTCGTCGACGCCATCAACCGCATTCGTGGCCCGTTCAACGTCAACCTGCCGGCGCAGCTGGCCGGAGCGGCGGCGACGCGCGACGTGGAATTCAACGCGCGCCTCAAGGAACATAACGCCAAATGGCGCGACTGGCTGACGGCGGAGCTGCATTCCAACTCCATGCGTGTCGTGCCCAGCCAGGCCAATTTCATCATGGTGCTGTTTCCCGATGCCGAATTCGCCGCAAAGGCCTTCGAAACCCTGCGCGAGCGCGGACTGATCGTGCGCGAAATCGGCCCGTCCTACGGCATTCCCGAAGGCCTGCGCATTTCCATCGGCTCCGAAGAGGCCATGCGCGGCGTCGCCGGCATTCTCAAGGCACTGGTCAAGATCTCATGA
- a CDS encoding TIGR01244 family sulfur transferase — MDLKRINDHVSVSGQIQPEDVAALKAAGFVAIINNRPDGESPDQPESAAIEAAAKAAGLDYYAIPLGREGVSPDMVEKTKSVLEGSAGPVFAFCRSGTRSTTLWALSQAGEMEAGEIIREAAEAGYDMSHLAGHLSRS; from the coding sequence TTGGATTTGAAGCGGATCAACGATCACGTCAGCGTTTCGGGGCAGATTCAGCCCGAGGACGTCGCAGCGCTCAAAGCCGCCGGTTTCGTCGCCATCATCAATAACCGCCCCGACGGGGAATCGCCCGACCAGCCGGAAAGCGCCGCTATCGAAGCGGCTGCCAAGGCTGCCGGGCTCGACTACTATGCCATCCCGCTTGGCCGTGAAGGGGTTTCCCCCGACATGGTCGAAAAGACCAAATCCGTGCTCGAGGGGAGCGCGGGTCCGGTCTTCGCCTTCTGCCGTTCGGGGACGCGCTCCACCACCTTGTGGGCGCTGAGCCAGGCGGGAGAGATGGAGGCAGGCGAGATCATTCGGGAGGCGGCCGAGGCCGGCTACGACATGAGCCATCTCGCCGGCCACCTGAGCCGCAGCTAG
- a CDS encoding YkvA family protein, which yields MFKMLLPRLVLFRKEVVQLWKAFWAAGTPLHLKAATLFVAFYLINPFDIIPDVIPLLGWVDDMILVPLMVSWIVSRLPVPARVYAGKYGPTVDGKARHL from the coding sequence ATGTTCAAGATGCTCCTCCCCCGCCTCGTCCTCTTCCGCAAGGAAGTCGTCCAGCTCTGGAAGGCTTTCTGGGCGGCCGGGACCCCGCTTCATCTCAAGGCCGCCACGCTGTTCGTGGCCTTCTACCTGATCAATCCGTTCGACATCATCCCCGATGTCATCCCCCTGCTCGGCTGGGTCGACGACATGATCCTGGTGCCGCTGATGGTCAGCTGGATCGTCAGCCGCCTGCCCGTTCCGGCCCGCGTCTATGCCGGCAAATACGGGCCGACTGTGGACGGTAAGGCGCGGCATCTCTAG
- a CDS encoding polyprenyl synthetase family protein, whose amino-acid sequence MYDFSADIADCAKAVEAALARQLDAAPLSGPGPAPARLIQAMRHGSLEGGKRLRPLLVRQAAAIFNIPAAQALTAGLAVEMIHCYSLVHDDLPAMDNDDLRRGRPTVHKAYDDATAILAGDALLTHAFGLLADPACHPDAAVRIALVAELATGSGAGGMVGGQMRDIEGEAGGLSPDEISTMQAMKTGALIRASVRMGALLGGADARALSVLTLYAELAGRAFQLADDILDVTATAETMGKATGKDAALGKQTLVATLGLEGARTRLNQTVNEALSTLRTFGPKADGLRATVRYFASREN is encoded by the coding sequence ATGTACGACTTCTCCGCCGACATCGCCGATTGCGCCAAAGCCGTGGAAGCGGCGCTGGCGCGGCAGCTCGATGCGGCGCCGCTTTCCGGACCAGGCCCGGCCCCTGCACGGCTGATCCAGGCCATGCGCCATGGCAGCCTCGAAGGCGGCAAGCGCCTGCGCCCGCTGCTGGTGCGGCAGGCCGCGGCAATCTTCAATATTCCGGCGGCGCAGGCGCTGACGGCCGGTCTCGCCGTGGAAATGATCCATTGCTATTCGCTTGTCCATGACGACCTGCCGGCCATGGACAATGACGACCTGCGCCGCGGCCGGCCCACGGTGCATAAAGCATATGACGACGCCACGGCCATCCTGGCCGGCGATGCGCTGCTCACCCACGCCTTCGGCCTGCTTGCCGACCCGGCATGTCATCCCGATGCGGCGGTGCGCATCGCGCTGGTGGCCGAACTGGCCACCGGGTCCGGCGCCGGCGGCATGGTGGGCGGGCAGATGCGCGATATCGAGGGCGAAGCCGGCGGCCTCTCCCCCGACGAAATTTCGACCATGCAGGCGATGAAGACCGGCGCACTGATCCGCGCCAGCGTCCGCATGGGCGCGCTGCTGGGCGGAGCCGATGCGCGGGCGCTATCGGTGCTCACCCTCTATGCCGAACTGGCCGGGCGCGCCTTCCAGCTTGCCGACGATATCCTCGACGTAACCGCCACAGCGGAAACCATGGGCAAGGCCACGGGCAAGGATGCGGCGCTGGGCAAGCAGACCCTGGTGGCCACGCTCGGGCTCGAGGGTGCTCGCACCCGGTTGAACCAGACCGTCAATGAAGCATTGTCCACCCTGCGCACCTTCGGCCCCAAGGCTGATGGGTTGCGCGCCACGGTGCGTTATTTCGCCAGCCGGGAGAACTGA
- a CDS encoding PACE efflux transporter — MRTTADRIRHAISFEVIGILLATPLGALVFNLHAGDSAVIVIGSATVAMVWNYIYNLGFDHAMTRLRGSTLKTVPLRVLHAVLFELGLLAMLMPLIALYLGISLWEALLMDLAFALFYMGYALIFNWGYDRLFPLPEWQKSQV, encoded by the coding sequence ATGCGCACCACCGCCGACCGCATCCGCCACGCCATCAGTTTTGAAGTCATCGGCATCCTACTGGCAACGCCGCTGGGTGCTTTGGTCTTCAATCTCCACGCCGGCGACAGTGCCGTCATCGTTATCGGCAGCGCCACGGTGGCGATGGTCTGGAACTACATTTACAATCTGGGCTTTGACCACGCGATGACGCGCCTGCGCGGCAGCACGCTCAAGACAGTGCCGCTTCGCGTCCTCCATGCTGTGCTGTTCGAATTGGGCCTGCTGGCCATGCTGATGCCGCTGATCGCGCTCTATCTGGGCATATCGCTGTGGGAAGCGCTCCTCATGGACCTGGCTTTCGCCCTGTTCTACATGGGTTACGCTCTGATTTTTAACTGGGGCTATGACCGGCTGTTCCCGCTGCCCGAATGGCAGAAGAGCCAGGTCTGA
- a CDS encoding MOSC domain-containing protein, with amino-acid sequence MAILASVNIGQPRPIPGKSGKTGIYKLPVEGDVAITREGVAGDAVMDSKHHGGRDQAVYLYFSDDYVWWSNELGLEIAPGTFGENLTIGGVEGRQVAVGDRFSIDKLVLEVTSHRTPCNVFALRMGDPKFVRRFHQAGRPGAYCRVITEGSLHAGQPVRYTRFAGERTTVAELMALDGVREPDPAILRRALLAPVHYKMRADFEDKLARLF; translated from the coding sequence TTGGCCATTCTTGCCAGCGTCAATATCGGCCAGCCGCGCCCCATTCCCGGCAAGAGCGGCAAGACCGGCATCTACAAGCTTCCGGTCGAGGGCGATGTGGCCATCACCCGCGAAGGCGTGGCCGGCGATGCGGTGATGGACAGCAAGCATCACGGCGGGCGAGACCAGGCGGTCTATCTCTATTTCAGCGACGACTATGTGTGGTGGTCGAACGAACTGGGGCTGGAGATCGCGCCGGGCACCTTTGGCGAGAACCTGACCATTGGCGGCGTCGAGGGGCGCCAGGTTGCGGTGGGCGACCGCTTCAGCATCGACAAGCTCGTGCTCGAAGTCACCTCGCACCGCACGCCCTGCAACGTCTTTGCCCTGCGCATGGGCGACCCCAAATTCGTCCGCCGCTTTCATCAGGCTGGTCGTCCCGGCGCCTATTGCCGGGTCATCACCGAAGGCAGCCTGCATGCCGGGCAGCCGGTGCGCTACACCCGCTTTGCCGGCGAGCGCACCACGGTCGCCGAATTGATGGCGCTCGATGGCGTGCGCGAACCCGACCCCGCCATTCTCCGCCGTGCCCTCCTGGCACCCGTCCATTACAAGATGCGCGCCGATTTCGAAGATAAACTGGCCAGACTATTCTGA
- a CDS encoding DUF2125 domain-containing protein, with protein sequence MKKRIIILGSVVAAVIVLWSAAWLVLAGIVKQNVDALALTDGVTEPNLTCGTLDVGGFPFRFDVDCETARIVSGDIVVDVPGIRASVRVYAPFHVLASAKGPLQLSDNFTGTRNGVAWSSLEASIRLDNWRIARASVSGKDLVWSDTLFGDAVIAHSPLTEVHLFDIPEQYDAERHLAALALYAKADTLAWPGLTLTDTNAEVQLELSGLPDDVRNWGDPMLLPAMQQAGGALKIVAIRASDADSVLDAEGQLGLDPQGMVDGQIAITSTGVAERIGPLLQEPWRTLVLGTPGADGAHVNQINFRAGGIFSGLVPIASLPPLF encoded by the coding sequence ATGAAGAAGCGAATCATCATCCTTGGCAGTGTCGTGGCGGCGGTCATCGTGCTGTGGAGCGCGGCCTGGCTGGTGCTGGCCGGTATCGTGAAGCAGAATGTCGATGCGCTGGCATTGACCGATGGCGTGACGGAACCCAACCTCACTTGCGGCACGCTGGATGTCGGCGGCTTCCCCTTCCGTTTCGACGTCGATTGCGAAACCGCCCGCATTGTCAGCGGCGATATCGTGGTCGATGTTCCCGGCATTCGCGCCAGCGTGCGGGTCTATGCCCCGTTCCATGTGCTGGCTTCGGCCAAGGGGCCGCTGCAGTTGAGCGACAATTTTACCGGCACGCGCAACGGCGTGGCATGGTCCAGCCTCGAGGCCAGCATACGGCTCGATAATTGGCGCATTGCCCGGGCTTCGGTATCGGGCAAGGATCTGGTCTGGTCCGACACGTTGTTCGGCGATGCGGTGATCGCGCATAGCCCGCTCACCGAAGTCCATCTGTTCGACATTCCCGAGCAATATGATGCCGAGCGGCATCTGGCGGCTTTGGCGCTTTATGCCAAGGCGGATACTCTGGCCTGGCCAGGGCTGACCCTGACCGACACCAATGCGGAAGTGCAGTTGGAGCTTTCGGGCCTGCCCGACGATGTGCGCAATTGGGGTGATCCCATGCTGCTGCCTGCCATGCAGCAGGCCGGCGGTGCGCTCAAGATCGTCGCTATCCGCGCCAGTGACGCGGATTCGGTGCTCGATGCCGAGGGGCAGCTTGGTCTCGACCCGCAGGGCATGGTCGATGGACAGATCGCCATTACCTCGACCGGCGTGGCCGAGCGCATCGGACCGCTACTGCAGGAGCCGTGGCGGACGCTGGTGCTGGGCACGCCCGGCGCCGATGGCGCCCATGTGAACCAGATCAATTTCCGCGCCGGCGGCATCTTTTCGGGGTTGGTGCCGATCGCCAGCCTGCCGCCCTTGTTCTGA
- a CDS encoding methyltransferase domain-containing protein — protein MPITSPRWGVSRALVREQVVGLADDVSGKRVLGLGFATPYMRFTLDKAERVLAFMPARQGASAWPREGPSHTVLCDPLEMPLTDAAIDLTLAIHALEHVADAEELMRELWRITAPNGHLILIVPRRRGIWAQRDNTPFGSGSPYSGGQIDKLLRDHSFVPEAWRDGLFLPPFQSSLVLKSTRLFERVGRLFGPAMSGVICVRARKEAFPAVPRRKREERFVRLPGLSTATARQG, from the coding sequence TTGCCTATTACAAGTCCCCGCTGGGGCGTTTCGCGCGCCCTGGTGCGCGAACAGGTGGTTGGGCTGGCCGATGACGTTTCCGGCAAGCGCGTGCTGGGACTGGGCTTCGCCACGCCCTATATGCGCTTCACGCTCGACAAAGCCGAACGCGTGCTGGCCTTCATGCCGGCCCGCCAGGGCGCCTCGGCCTGGCCGCGTGAGGGACCGTCGCACACGGTATTATGCGATCCGCTGGAAATGCCGCTGACCGACGCAGCCATCGACCTCACCCTGGCCATCCACGCATTGGAGCATGTGGCCGATGCCGAGGAACTGATGCGCGAACTCTGGCGCATCACCGCGCCCAACGGGCACCTGATCCTCATCGTACCGCGCCGCCGGGGCATCTGGGCGCAGCGCGACAACACGCCTTTCGGCTCGGGCAGCCCCTATTCGGGCGGACAGATCGACAAGCTGCTGCGCGACCACAGCTTCGTGCCCGAAGCCTGGCGCGATGGCTTGTTCCTGCCGCCATTCCAAAGTTCGTTAGTGCTGAAATCGACCCGGCTCTTCGAGCGGGTGGGCCGGCTGTTCGGCCCGGCCATGAGCGGCGTCATCTGCGTACGCGCCCGCAAGGAGGCCTTCCCGGCCGTGCCGCGCCGCAAGCGCGAGGAACGCTTCGTGCGCCTGCCAGGGCTGAGCACCGCCACGGCGCGGCAGGGGTGA
- a CDS encoding transglycosylase domain-containing protein, which produces MARRRKSKGLWRILRWLGLAVAVLVAIPVLLTPVYLFVDPVSVPMLERYLTGRPVDRQWRDIDDISDRLKASVILSEDGQFCRHWGVDLGALRDEVENFIDGKEARGASTITMQVARNLFLWNGQSVIRKALEVPLAFYIDLVLPKRRIMEIYLNIAEWGPEGQFGVAAGAQRAFGIEPQNLDWRTATLLVTVLPNPMLRQPARPSPGMLRIAGIIEARVIEYGDRASCVGEGGRLAL; this is translated from the coding sequence ATGGCAAGACGACGCAAATCCAAGGGCCTTTGGCGCATCCTGCGCTGGTTGGGCCTTGCCGTGGCCGTCCTCGTTGCCATTCCGGTGTTGCTGACGCCGGTCTATCTCTTCGTCGATCCGGTCTCGGTGCCGATGCTGGAACGCTATCTCACCGGCAGACCGGTGGATCGGCAATGGCGCGATATCGATGATATTTCCGACCGGCTCAAGGCTTCGGTCATTCTCTCCGAAGATGGTCAGTTCTGCCGCCATTGGGGCGTCGATCTGGGAGCCTTGCGCGACGAGGTCGAGAACTTCATTGATGGCAAGGAGGCGCGGGGCGCCTCGACCATCACCATGCAGGTGGCGCGAAACCTGTTCCTGTGGAACGGGCAGAGCGTCATTCGCAAGGCGCTGGAAGTGCCGTTGGCCTTCTATATCGACCTAGTCCTGCCCAAACGGCGGATCATGGAAATCTATCTCAACATTGCCGAATGGGGTCCGGAAGGGCAGTTCGGCGTCGCCGCCGGGGCACAAAGGGCTTTCGGCATCGAGCCGCAAAATCTCGACTGGCGTACGGCGACGCTGCTGGTGACGGTTCTGCCCAATCCAATGCTGCGGCAGCCGGCGAGGCCGTCTCCGGGCATGCTGCGCATTGCCGGGATCATCGAAGCCCGCGTCATCGAATATGGCGACCGCGCCAGTTGCGTCGGCGAAGGCGGGCGGTTGGCGCTGTGA
- a CDS encoding prephenate/arogenate dehydrogenase family protein — protein MSVHFRKLALIGIGLIGSSIALAARRQGLVEVISIATRKQDTLDEARELGLGDIYTLDAAEAVRGADLVVICTPVGAYEGVMQAIAPALEPGAILSDVGSVKGHVVKTLAPLIPDGVSFIPGHPLAGTEHSGPSAGFAELFAGRWCVLTPGPEVDPIKTEKLAGFWRAMGSQVESMDAAHHDMVLAITSHIPHLVAYNIVGTVADLEAATQSEVIKFSASGFRDFTRIAASDPVMWRDVFLTNRDAVLEMLGRFSEDLSILQRAVRTGDGPALEAMFTRTRAIRRSIISAGQETAAPDFGRQHEAPPAPETPFVREHGGGDDA, from the coding sequence ATGAGCGTTCACTTCCGCAAACTCGCCCTGATCGGCATTGGCCTGATCGGCTCCTCCATCGCCCTGGCGGCCCGCCGGCAGGGACTGGTCGAAGTCATCTCCATCGCCACCCGCAAGCAGGACACGCTGGACGAAGCGCGCGAGTTGGGGCTGGGCGACATCTATACGCTCGATGCGGCCGAGGCGGTGCGCGGCGCCGATCTGGTCGTCATCTGCACGCCCGTTGGCGCCTATGAAGGCGTGATGCAGGCCATTGCCCCGGCGCTGGAGCCCGGCGCCATCCTCTCCGATGTCGGCTCGGTCAAGGGCCATGTGGTGAAGACTTTGGCGCCGCTGATCCCTGATGGCGTGAGCTTTATTCCCGGCCATCCGCTGGCCGGCACCGAACATTCCGGCCCTTCGGCCGGCTTTGCCGAACTCTTCGCCGGCCGCTGGTGCGTGCTGACCCCCGGGCCTGAAGTCGACCCGATCAAGACCGAAAAACTCGCCGGTTTCTGGCGCGCCATGGGCAGCCAGGTCGAGAGCATGGACGCGGCCCATCACGACATGGTGCTGGCCATTACCAGCCACATCCCGCACCTGGTCGCCTACAATATCGTGGGCACGGTGGCCGATCTCGAGGCCGCCACGCAGTCCGAAGTCATCAAGTTCTCGGCCTCCGGCTTCCGCGACTTTACCCGCATCGCCGCCTCGGACCCCGTCATGTGGCGCGACGTGTTCCTGACCAATCGCGACGCGGTGCTGGAAATGCTCGGGCGTTTCTCCGAGGATTTGAGCATCCTGCAGCGCGCCGTGCGCACCGGCGACGGCCCGGCGCTGGAAGCCATGTTCACCCGCACGCGCGCCATCCGCCGTTCGATCATTTCGGCGGGCCAGGAAACCGCGGCCCCGGATTTCGGCCGCCAGCACGAAGCCCCGCCAGCGCCCGAAACGCCCTTCGTGCGCGAGCATGGCGGCGGAGACGACGCCTAA
- a CDS encoding gamma-glutamylcyclotransferase, with product MHDTDNTATHWVFGYGSLIWNPGFAHVSAQQGLLKGAHRSLSIVSHHHRGTVEQPGLVFGLTRGGSCRGMVFEVADADWPQVYAYLQEREQVTAVYRDVMRPVHLADGRTIGALAFLVDERHEQFAGRLSLDQQLAMVRAGVGLSGRNIDYVLNTARHLRELGIRDRQLMALADLLAEDDAAVA from the coding sequence ATGCACGATACGGACAATACAGCGACCCACTGGGTCTTCGGCTACGGGTCCCTCATCTGGAATCCGGGATTTGCCCATGTGTCGGCCCAGCAGGGCCTGCTCAAGGGCGCCCATCGCAGCCTCTCCATCGTTTCCCATCATCATCGCGGCACGGTGGAGCAGCCGGGGCTGGTCTTCGGGCTAACCCGCGGCGGCTCCTGCCGTGGCATGGTGTTCGAAGTGGCCGATGCCGATTGGCCCCAAGTCTATGCCTATCTGCAGGAACGCGAACAGGTCACCGCGGTCTACCGCGACGTGATGCGCCCGGTTCATCTGGCCGATGGCCGCACCATCGGCGCCCTGGCCTTTCTCGTCGACGAGCGGCACGAACAGTTCGCCGGCCGGCTCAGCCTCGACCAGCAACTGGCCATGGTGCGGGCTGGGGTGGGCTTGTCCGGCCGCAATATCGATTATGTGCTCAATACCGCCCGGCACTTGCGCGAACTGGGCATTCGCGACCGGCAATTGATGGCTTTGGCCGACCTGCTGGCCGAGGACGACGCTGCGGTCGCCTGA
- a CDS encoding YbaK/EbsC family protein, whose amino-acid sequence MSLASVQADLAARAPDLSVIVTDASTATVQLAAEVHGVEPGQIAKTLCIRVKDEEFLLVTRGDARLDNQKSKSAFGGRPRMLGVEDVLRLTSHQVGGVCPFGLPAPLPIYLDVSLKVYDLVIPAGGSTHASVRLTVDRLAELCGSKWADACVPPGLASE is encoded by the coding sequence ATGAGCCTTGCTTCCGTCCAAGCCGACCTCGCCGCCCGCGCCCCTGATCTCTCCGTCATTGTCACCGATGCCTCGACCGCCACCGTGCAACTGGCGGCCGAAGTCCATGGCGTCGAGCCGGGCCAGATCGCCAAGACGCTGTGCATCCGCGTCAAGGACGAGGAATTCCTGCTGGTGACGCGGGGCGATGCGCGGCTGGACAACCAGAAATCCAAATCCGCCTTTGGCGGCCGCCCGCGCATGCTGGGCGTCGAGGACGTGCTGCGGCTCACCAGCCACCAGGTGGGCGGTGTCTGCCCCTTCGGCCTGCCCGCGCCCTTGCCGATCTATCTCGACGTGTCGCTGAAGGTTTATGACCTGGTGATCCCGGCAGGCGGCTCCACCCACGCCTCGGTCAGGCTGACGGTGGATCGACTGGCCGAGCTCTGCGGCAGTAAATGGGCCGATGCCTGTGTGCCACCGGGCCTGGCTTCCGAATAG
- the gloB gene encoding hydroxyacylglutathione hydrolase, giving the protein MSLIVDVFPARSDNFGYLVHDTASGRTAAIDAPETAAIRNALVHRGWTLTDIFITHHHIDHVEAIPELKAEFGARVVGPRGEADKIADLDELVSGGDSVSLGETTFEVYDAPGHTLGHIVFHDKAGKHLFTADALFSLGVGRMFEGTPGPMWAGVKALRELPDDTLVYCGHEYTASNAKFALSIDPDNAALQKRAAEVKDLQASGRATIPFLLGEDKAANPFLRADDPVLARHYGLEGADPAEVFAAIRKGKDNF; this is encoded by the coding sequence ATGAGTCTGATCGTCGATGTGTTTCCCGCCCGGAGCGACAATTTCGGCTATCTGGTGCATGACACGGCCAGCGGCCGTACTGCGGCTATCGACGCGCCGGAAACCGCCGCTATCCGCAATGCGCTGGTGCATCGCGGCTGGACGCTGACCGATATTTTCATCACCCACCACCATATCGACCATGTCGAGGCCATTCCCGAGCTCAAGGCCGAGTTCGGCGCCCGCGTCGTCGGACCGCGCGGCGAGGCCGACAAGATTGCCGATCTCGATGAGCTGGTGTCCGGTGGGGACAGTGTGAGCCTGGGGGAGACCACGTTCGAAGTCTATGACGCGCCGGGCCATACGCTGGGCCATATCGTGTTCCACGACAAGGCCGGCAAGCACCTGTTCACTGCCGATGCGCTGTTCTCGCTCGGCGTCGGCCGCATGTTCGAGGGCACGCCGGGGCCGATGTGGGCGGGGGTCAAGGCCTTGCGCGAGCTACCCGACGATACGCTGGTCTATTGCGGCCACGAATATACCGCCAGCAATGCCAAATTCGCGCTGTCCATCGATCCTGACAATGCGGCCCTGCAGAAGCGGGCGGCCGAGGTGAAGGATTTGCAGGCGTCGGGGCGGGCGACCATTCCGTTCCTGCTCGGCGAGGACAAGGCGGCCAACCCGTTCCTGCGGGCGGATGACCCCGTACTGGCCCGGCATTATGGCCTTGAGGGCGCTGACCCGGCCGAGGTGTTTGCCGCGATCCGCAAGGGCAAGGACAACTTCTAG
- the ispG gene encoding flavodoxin-dependent (E)-4-hydroxy-3-methylbut-2-enyl-diphosphate synthase, which produces MAGPAERRQSVGVDVGGVMVGGGAPVVVQSMTNTDTADIDATVKQVMQLARAGSEIVRITVDRDESAAAVPEIRDRLVSMGYDVPLVGDFHYIGHKLLTDHPACAEALAKYRINPGNVGFKAKRDTQFSTLIDIANKYDKPVRIGVNWGSLDEELLTKLMDENAASAAPISAAAVQREAIIQSALLSARRAEELGMGRDKIILSTKVSDVQHLIAVYQDLAARCDYALHLGLTEAGMGSKGIVASSAALGILLQQGIGDTIRISLTPEPGGDRTTEVKVAQELLQTMGFRQFLPVVAACPGCGRTTSTTFQTLAKDIQDHLNISMPEWRERYPGVETLSVAVMGCIVNGPGESKHANIGISLPGTGETPAAPVFVDGEKVATLRGADVADQFKVMVADYIERKFGAGQKTAAE; this is translated from the coding sequence ATGGCTGGCCCGGCAGAGCGCAGGCAATCGGTGGGTGTGGATGTCGGCGGCGTCATGGTCGGCGGCGGCGCACCCGTGGTCGTGCAGTCGATGACCAATACCGATACGGCCGATATCGACGCCACGGTGAAGCAGGTCATGCAACTGGCCCGCGCCGGTTCGGAAATTGTGCGTATCACGGTGGATCGCGACGAGTCGGCGGCCGCCGTACCTGAAATCCGCGACCGGCTGGTTTCCATGGGCTATGACGTGCCGCTGGTGGGCGATTTCCACTATATCGGCCACAAGCTGCTGACCGATCATCCGGCCTGCGCCGAGGCCTTGGCCAAATACCGCATCAATCCGGGCAATGTCGGCTTCAAGGCCAAGCGCGATACGCAATTCTCGACGCTGATCGACATTGCCAACAAATATGACAAGCCCGTCCGCATCGGGGTGAACTGGGGTTCGCTCGACGAGGAATTGCTGACCAAACTGATGGATGAGAATGCGGCCTCCGCGGCGCCGATTTCGGCGGCGGCGGTGCAGCGCGAGGCGATCATCCAGTCGGCCCTGCTCTCGGCCAGACGTGCCGAAGAACTGGGCATGGGCCGCGACAAGATCATCCTCTCGACCAAGGTATCTGACGTCCAGCATCTGATCGCCGTCTATCAGGACCTGGCGGCGCGCTGCGATTATGCCCTCCATCTCGGCCTCACCGAAGCGGGCATGGGCAGCAAGGGCATCGTCGCCTCGTCGGCCGCCTTGGGTATCCTGCTGCAGCAGGGCATTGGCGACACGATCCGCATTTCGCTGACGCCCGAGCCAGGCGGCGATCGCACCACCGAGGTCAAGGTGGCGCAGGAATTGCTGCAGACCATGGGCTTCCGCCAGTTCCTGCCAGTTGTAGCGGCCTGCCCCGGCTGCGGGCGCACCACGTCCACGACGTTCCAGACGCTGGCCAAGGACATCCAGGACCATCTCAACATTTCCATGCCGGAATGGCGCGAGCGCTACCCGGGGGTCGAGACTTTGTCGGTGGCTGTCATGGGTTGCATCGTCAACGGGCCGGGCGAGAGCAAGCATGCCAATATCGGCATTTCGTTGCCCGGTACGGGCGAAACCCCTGCGGCGCCGGTTTTCGTCGATGGCGAAAAGGTTGCCACTTTGCGTGGGGCCGATGTGGCCGACCAGTTCAAGGTGATGGTGGCCGACTATATCGAGCGCAAGTTCGGCGCCGGGCAGAAGACGGCGGCGGAATGA